The following are encoded together in the Parabacteroides chongii genome:
- the cysS gene encoding cysteine--tRNA ligase, which yields MEHPLSIYNTLTRKKEQFIPLHEPHVGMYVCGPTVYGDAHLGHARPAITFDLLFRYLTHIGYKVRYVRNITDVGHLEHDADEGEDKIAKKARLEQLEPMEVVQFYLNRYHKAMDALNVLPPSIEPHASGHIIEQIELVKKILDNGYAYESEGSVYFDVEKYNKDHNYGVLSGRNIEDMLNTTRALDGQDEKHNPIDFALWKCAQPEHIMRWPSPWSDGFPGWHCECTAMGKKYLGQHFDIHGGGMDLIFPHHECEIAQAVASQGDDMVHYWMHNNMITVNGQKMGKSLGNFITLDEFFTGDHKMLSQAYSAMTIRFFILQAHYRSTVDFSNEALQAAEKGLSRLMDAYNHLQKLSASDASTVDVKDLRKKCYDALNDDLNSPIVISHLFDAARAINSVKDGNATISAEDLKELQDVFHTFIFDILGMKDEASAGGNNYETFGKAVDLLLTIRQQAKANKDWATSDKIRNELTAMGFEIKDTKDGAEWKLSK from the coding sequence ATGGAACATCCATTAAGTATTTACAACACGCTCACAAGAAAGAAGGAACAATTTATTCCGTTGCATGAACCCCACGTAGGCATGTATGTCTGTGGACCGACGGTCTACGGAGATGCGCACCTGGGACATGCCCGTCCGGCGATTACATTCGACCTGTTGTTCCGTTATCTTACACATATAGGATATAAGGTACGTTACGTACGCAACATAACCGACGTCGGCCACCTGGAACATGATGCGGACGAAGGCGAAGATAAAATCGCCAAGAAAGCTCGTCTGGAACAGCTGGAGCCGATGGAAGTGGTACAGTTCTATCTGAACCGTTACCACAAGGCAATGGACGCCCTCAATGTACTTCCTCCCAGTATCGAACCGCATGCTTCGGGACATATCATCGAACAGATCGAACTGGTGAAGAAGATTCTCGACAACGGATACGCTTACGAAAGCGAAGGTTCCGTTTATTTCGATGTAGAGAAATACAACAAAGATCATAACTACGGTGTCCTTTCCGGTCGTAATATCGAGGATATGCTGAATACGACCCGTGCACTGGACGGACAGGACGAGAAACATAACCCGATCGACTTCGCCCTCTGGAAATGCGCACAGCCGGAACATATCATGCGCTGGCCTTCTCCGTGGAGCGACGGCTTTCCCGGATGGCACTGCGAATGTACGGCTATGGGTAAGAAATACCTGGGACAGCATTTCGATATCCACGGGGGCGGCATGGACCTGATCTTCCCGCACCACGAATGTGAGATTGCACAGGCTGTTGCTTCACAGGGCGACGATATGGTTCACTACTGGATGCACAATAACATGATCACCGTCAACGGACAAAAGATGGGTAAGTCATTAGGCAACTTCATCACGCTGGACGAATTTTTTACCGGCGACCATAAGATGTTAAGCCAGGCTTATTCCGCCATGACGATCCGTTTCTTTATCCTGCAGGCGCATTACCGCAGTACGGTAGACTTCAGTAACGAAGCATTGCAAGCAGCAGAAAAAGGATTGAGCCGTTTGATGGACGCTTATAACCATCTGCAGAAACTGAGCGCTTCGGATGCCTCGACTGTTGATGTGAAAGATCTTCGTAAGAAATGCTACGACGCTCTGAATGACGACCTAAATTCTCCGATCGTTATCTCTCATTTGTTTGATGCAGCCCGCGCCATCAACTCTGTAAAAGACGGCAACGCAACCATCTCTGCCGAGGACCTGAAAGAGCTGCAGGACGTATTCCATACATTCATATTCGATATCCTGGGTATGAAAGACGAGGCTTCTGCCGGCGGAAACAACTACGAGACATTCGGCAAGGCAGTAGACTTGTTGCTGACAATCCGCCAGCAGGCAAAAGCCAACAAGGATTGGGCTACTTCCGACAAGATCCGTAACGAACTTACCGCCATGGGATTCGAGATCAAGGATACCAAGGACGGGGCAGAATGGAAACTGAGTAAATAA
- a CDS encoding Fur family transcriptional regulator, producing the protein MEVYLDILNKRKIKPTAIRLLILKAMMQFERAFSSLDLENYLETVDKSTVSRTINLFLEHHLVHCIDDGSGSLKYSVCGNECNCSVEELHAHFYCLKCHRTFCLRNIPVPMVELPRNFTLESINYVLKGCCEDCSK; encoded by the coding sequence ATGGAAGTTTATTTAGACATACTGAACAAAAGAAAAATAAAGCCGACTGCCATCCGTCTGCTTATCCTGAAAGCGATGATGCAATTCGAGCGCGCCTTCAGTTCGCTCGACCTGGAAAATTATCTGGAGACAGTGGATAAATCGACGGTATCGAGGACGATTAACCTTTTTTTGGAGCATCACCTGGTACATTGTATCGACGACGGTTCAGGCTCGTTGAAGTATTCGGTTTGCGGAAACGAATGTAATTGTTCCGTGGAAGAACTTCATGCGCATTTTTATTGTTTAAAATGCCACAGAACGTTTTGTCTGCGCAATATTCCGGTCCCGATGGTGGAATTACCGCGTAATTTTACGCTGGAAAGTATCAACTACGTATTAAAAGGTTGCTGCGAAGATTGCTCAAAATAG